Part of the Niallia alba genome is shown below.
TCTTTTTTGAATTGTTCTACTAAATAATCAATGATAACTTGGTCAAAGTCATCTCCGCCTAGACGGTTATCACCAGCTGTAGATTTAACTTCAAATACACCGTCACCAAGCTCAAGGATAGATACGTCAAAAGTACCTCCACCAAGGTCATAAACTAAGATTGTTTGATCTTCATCTGTTTTATCAAGTCCATAAGCTAATGCAGCAGCTGTAGGTTCGTTAATGATACGTTCCACTTCTAAACCGGCAATTTTACCAGCGTCTTTCGTTGCTTGACGTTCTGCATCATTAAAGTAAGCAGGCACTGTAATAACAGCTTTTGTTACTTTTTCGCCTAGATACTCTTCAGCATATCCTTTTAAGTATTGAAGAATAATAGCAGAAACTTCTTGAGGAGAATAGTTTTTACCTTCTACCTCCACTTTATAGTCTGTACCCATATGACGTTTAATAGACATAATAGTGTTTGGGTTTGTAATAGATTGACGTTTTGCAACTTCCCCTACTTGACGTTCTCCATTTTTGAATGCTACTACAGATGGAGATGTTCTATTACCTTCTGGATTTGGGATAACTTTTGGTTCTCCACCTTCAAGTACAGCAACACAAGAGTTTGTTGTACCTAAATCAATTCCAATAATTTTACTCATGGAAATTTCCCTCCTATTTTTTAGATATGTAAAGCTTATTGACTTACTTTAACCATTGCAGGTCGAATCACTCTGTCTTTTAACTTATACCCTTTTTGAAACTCTTCTACCACGATATTAGATTCCGTTCCTTCTACTTCTTCTTGCATTACTGCTTGATGAAGATGTGGATCAAATTCATTTCCAACCGCTTCGATAGCTTCTACACCTTCTTTTTTAAGAGCTTCAAGGATTCCACGATAAACCATTTCCACACCTGTGTATAAACTTTGTGTTTGTTCATCAACAGCCTCAATTTTCAAAGCTCTTTCCAAATTATCTATGTTTGGTAATAAGTCCATTACAAGACTTTGTGCTCTATATGTTTGAGCCGTTTCCATATCAAGCCTTGCTCTGCGACGTGAATTATCAAAATCAGCTTGCAAGCGAAGATAGCGATTAGATTCTTCTTCTAATTTTGCTTCTAGTACAGCAATTTTTTCATTAGCTGCCTTTAATTCTTCAGCTGTGTTTTCCTCATTGGAAGGAGTTGCTTCTGCCTCTTCGAATACTTCTTCGACTGTTTCTTCTACTTGGATGTCTTCTTGTGCTGCTTGTTGTTCCATCTCTGCACTATTCGTTGTTTTTTCTTCTGCCAACTTGTTTCACCTCCCTTAAAGGAATCATTCCAATGAAAACCATACTGATTGATAGAAATTTATCAATCTTTTATGGTCTTTATATAAATCGATTTTCTACCCTTTTAAATATTCCACATAAGTTACTTTTGATACAAATTAGTAAGTACTTTTGTTAGGTCATTTGATAAAATATTTAATAAGCTTATAACCCTTGAATATTCCATTCTTGTTGGACCAAGAATAGCGATTGAACCAATTTGTTCATCCCCGATACTATAGGAAGCGGAGATAATACTGCAATTTTCCATTGCGGTGTTATTATTCTCTCTTCCAATTTTAATGCTAATATCAGATGAGTTATTGCGAATGAGCTCTGGAATCCCATCCTCTTTTTCAATCATATTCAATAAATTTCTTATTTTCGTAATATCATGAAATTCAGGTTGACTTAAAATATTTGTTTTCCCACCAAAAAATAATTTTTCATGGGTATCAATTTTCACTGTTTCTGAAAGTGAGTTGATAAAATACTCATAATTACTAATATGTTGTTTCAATAAGAAAGCTACTTCCTTATAAATCTTGTTATGAAGCTTGTCAATTGAAACTCCCATTAGCCGTTCATTCAAAATATTAACCAATTTCTCTATTTCCCCTGCATGGATAGAATCAGGTAAATGAAACATTCTGTTCTCTACATGGCCTGAATCTGTCACAATAATGGCGATTGCCGTATGGTTGTTCAAAGGGACAATTTGAATTTTCTTCAACTTGTTTTCCTTAACGGCAGGTCCAAGGACAATAGTAGTATAGTTTGTTAAATCAGACAATATTTTAGCAGATTTTTGCACAATATTTTCTAATTCATAAATTTTTTCTGCAAATAATGAGTTAATCCTCATAATATCTGAACGCTTTAATTTCTGTGGTGATAATAGATGATCAACATAAAAACGATATCCCTTTTCTGAGGGTACACGCCCTGAAGAAGAGTGCGTTTTTTCTATAAATCCAGACTCCTCTAAATCAGCCATTTCATTACGGATGGTAGCGGAGCTAAACGTGATGTTTTCTTTCTTCGATAAGCTCCTTGAGCCTACGGGTTGTGCTGTTGAAATAAAATCATCAATAATCACTTGTAATATTAATAATTGACGATCAGTTAACACATTAATCACCTCTGTTAGCACTCTTTATTAACGAGTGCTAAATCTATATATAAAGTAGCAAAAACAAAGGGTCTGTGTCAATAATTTGGTCCTTTTTTCTGCAAGAAATTTTTACCTTCTAGTCAACCTAGACATTGAATTGCTTTTTATCTCTTTACTAGTTACTAAAAATACACTCCGTTCAAGTAAGAAGAATGTTAAACACTTCGTTATCTACCTTTATGCAGCCCACTCTGTATTTCTTCTTTTACAACCAACACATTTTTAAAACCCAAAAATAAGTTAGGTTTCTTTTCTAAAGGCTGTTTTAGTAAAGTTTGTTGCGATTACCCGCAGCCGGAATACACTTCGCTTTCCGTGGGGCTAAGCTTAAGCCTCCTCAGCTTCGCCTCCGGGGTCTCAGACTGTCTCGCTAATCCCACAGGAGTCTACGTATATTCCGGCTGCTCCATTTTTCCAACTAATTCTTTTTTCCTATTGAAAAAACAACAATCCTTTAGAAAACAGCCTTTCTAAATAAAGAGACTTCATTACTTAAGCACTCCAATAAAGGATTGAAAAACTTCATTCCCCAAAAATCTGCCCTTATCGGTTAATCTCAAATATCCATCCTCGATTTCAATAAGCTCTCGACTAATTAGCCCCTTTATTTCTTTATCAAAAAGCTGTAATAGATTTTGATTATATTTTTCTTCAAAAGATAGTAAACTTACCCCTTTGTTTTTTCTTAATCCAAGGAATAATTCTTCTTCCATTTGTTCTACGACTGTTACTTCGTGTTCGTGCATAAGTGGAAACTCGCCTTGTTCTAATGGCTGCATATATTTTTTTAATGGCCCATAATTAGAGTATCGGTTCTTACCTACATAACCGTGTGAGCCTGCTCCAAACCCAAAATACTCTGTATTATTCCAGTATGTGAGATTATGACGACTTTCAAAACCAGGTTTCGCAAAATTACTAATCTCATATTGTTGAAAACCGTGATTTGCCATCTCCTCCATTAATACGCCATACATGCTTGCTTCCACATCTTCACCAGGTGTAGGTAGTTTCCCCTTCCGCATCAAATTATAAAAAACAGTTTTTGGCTCTATAATCAGGGAGTATCCTGAATAGTGCTGGATATCTAGTGTAAATGCTGTATTTAAGGTTTCTTGAAAATCTTCCAATGTTTGTCCAGGCAAACTATAAATTAAGTCTACACTTATATTATCAAACCCAATCTTTTTTGCAGATTCGATGGATGAAAACACCTCTTCAGCCTTATGAGTTCTACCAATCCTCTGTAATAGCTCGTTATTAAAAGATTGAACACCGAAACTTAAACGGTTGACGCCTCCCTCATAAAGAGCCTTTAATTTATCTTCTGTTAAATCCCCAGGATTTGCTTCAAAGGTATATTCTATTTCTGGATGAACTTTAAGTTCTCTATTAATAATTCCACAAAGTCGTTCCAATTGAGGT
Proteins encoded:
- the grpE gene encoding nucleotide exchange factor GrpE, whose amino-acid sequence is MAEEKTTNSAEMEQQAAQEDIQVEETVEEVFEEAEATPSNEENTAEELKAANEKIAVLEAKLEEESNRYLRLQADFDNSRRRARLDMETAQTYRAQSLVMDLLPNIDNLERALKIEAVDEQTQSLYTGVEMVYRGILEALKKEGVEAIEAVGNEFDPHLHQAVMQEEVEGTESNIVVEEFQKGYKLKDRVIRPAMVKVSQ
- the hrcA gene encoding heat-inducible transcriptional repressor HrcA, translating into MLTDRQLLILQVIIDDFISTAQPVGSRSLSKKENITFSSATIRNEMADLEESGFIEKTHSSSGRVPSEKGYRFYVDHLLSPQKLKRSDIMRINSLFAEKIYELENIVQKSAKILSDLTNYTTIVLGPAVKENKLKKIQIVPLNNHTAIAIIVTDSGHVENRMFHLPDSIHAGEIEKLVNILNERLMGVSIDKLHNKIYKEVAFLLKQHISNYEYFINSLSETVKIDTHEKLFFGGKTNILSQPEFHDITKIRNLLNMIEKEDGIPELIRNNSSDISIKIGRENNNTAMENCSIISASYSIGDEQIGSIAILGPTRMEYSRVISLLNILSNDLTKVLTNLYQK
- the hemW gene encoding radical SAM family heme chaperone HemW, with the translated sequence MIQAAYIHIPFCEHICHYCDFNKVFLKGQPVDEYLDSLEKEMKLTIEKYGEQKLSTIFVGGGTPTSLTAPQLERLCGIINRELKVHPEIEYTFEANPGDLTEDKLKALYEGGVNRLSFGVQSFNNELLQRIGRTHKAEEVFSSIESAKKIGFDNISVDLIYSLPGQTLEDFQETLNTAFTLDIQHYSGYSLIIEPKTVFYNLMRKGKLPTPGEDVEASMYGVLMEEMANHGFQQYEISNFAKPGFESRHNLTYWNNTEYFGFGAGSHGYVGKNRYSNYGPLKKYMQPLEQGEFPLMHEHEVTVVEQMEEELFLGLRKNKGVSLLSFEEKYNQNLLQLFDKEIKGLISRELIEIEDGYLRLTDKGRFLGNEVFQSFIGVLK